The following are encoded in a window of Urocitellus parryii isolate mUroPar1 chromosome 7, mUroPar1.hap1, whole genome shotgun sequence genomic DNA:
- the Ca4 gene encoding carbonic anhydrase 4 has translation MWLLLGFLALATAGPLAYAESHWCYDVQVNCSASCLGPNQWGGDCQKNHQSPVNIVTRKAVNQNLGRFSFSGYDKKQKWTVENNGHTVMVSLGSESQISGGGLAAPYRATQLHLHWSKELDRGSEHSLDGERFAMEMHIVHEKEKGTRSNEKDGQTPEDQIAVLAFLVQEGDKTNEGFQPLVEALPHIPKPGMNTTMRESSLLDLLPEEEKLKRYFRYLGSLTTPSCAETVVWTVFEEPIQLHRSQILTFSQKLYYNKEQTLVMSENVRPTQRLGDRQVIRSRAPGQLLALPLPTLLVPTLTCLMVGFLR, from the exons AGTCACATTGGTGCTACGATGTTCAAGTCAACTGCTCTGCCAGCTGCCTTG GGCCCAACCAGTGGGGTGGAGACTGCCAGAAGAATCACCAGTCCCCTGTCAACATCGTCACCAGGAAGGCCGTGAACCAGAACCTGGGACGCTTCTCTTTTTCTGGCTATGATAAAAAGCAAAAGTGGACAGTGGAAAATAATGGGCACACAG TGATGGTGTCGCTGGGAAGTGAGTCCCAGATTTCTGGAGGAGGCCTGGCTGCGCCATACCGGGCCACGCAGCTTCACCTGCACTGGTCTAAGGAGCTAGACAGGGGCTCGGAGCACAGCCTGGATGGGGAGCGCTTTGCCATGGAG ATGCACATAGTAcatgagaaagagaaggggaccAGGAGCAATGAGAAGGATGGCCAGACTCCTGAAGACCAGATTGCCGTGCTGGCCTTCCTGGTGCAG GAGGGGGACAAAACAAACGAGGGTTTCCAGCCCCTGGTGGAGGCTCTGCCCCATATCCCCAAACCTG GGATGAACACCACGATGAGGGAGAGCAGCCTGCTGGACCTGCTGCCCGAAGAGGAGAAGCTGAAGCGCTACTTCCGCTACCTGGGCTCGCTCACCACGCCAAGCTGCGCTGAGACTGTGGTCTGGACCGTGTTCGAGGAGCCCATCCAGCTCCACAGGAGCCAG ATCCTGACATTCTCCCAGAAGCTGTACTACAACAAGGAGCAGACGCTGGTGATGAGTGAGAACGTCAGGCCCACACAGCGCCTGGGAGATCGACAGGTGATCAGGTCCCGGGCTCCAGGACAGCTGCTGGCCTTGCCCCTGCCCACCCTGTTGGTTCCCACACTGACCTGCCTGATGGTTGGCTTCCTCCGGTAA